In one window of Opitutus sp. GAS368 DNA:
- the rpsU gene encoding 30S ribosomal protein S21: MSIEIKMRKNEPIDRALRRMKKKLERENIIKDVRMKRYAEKPSERKRRKNKVMAFTAMLRRRYAE, encoded by the coding sequence ATGTCTATTGAGATCAAGATGCGCAAGAATGAGCCGATCGACCGTGCGCTGCGCCGCATGAAGAAGAAGCTCGAGCGCGAGAACATCATCAAGGATGTCCGCATGAAGCGTTACGCCGAGAAGCCGTCGGAGCGCAAGCGCCGCAAGAACAAGGTCATGGCCTTCACCGCCATGCTGCGCCGCCGTTACGCCGAGTAA
- a CDS encoding TIM barrel protein, translating into MKPIVALSTCWCSHRHQDGYAMLQEMAGMGFEYVELSHGIRITLVPGILKAVEEGVVKVASCHNFCPLPTGVMHAAPNLYTCSSADARERDQWMRHSKRTIDFAHQVKARKVVLHLGAVEFFWLNPAGKVDAYVDAHPDTDLSADADYQKLLAKSLVKLKDRLPRYWENTKQGLTELLPYAEQKGILLGFENREAFDELPLDADHPDLITIMAKPAACGYWHDTGHAQIKQTMCLLNHREHLEKNAPNAIGFHLHDVSAEGRDHQAIGSGKIDFEMVSRFWRPGHTLVIELSPRLTPEEVLSSKQRVEQLVAARFG; encoded by the coding sequence ATGAAGCCGATTGTCGCCCTTTCCACCTGCTGGTGCTCGCACCGCCACCAAGACGGCTATGCGATGCTGCAGGAAATGGCGGGGATGGGCTTCGAATACGTCGAGCTGAGCCATGGCATCCGGATCACGCTGGTGCCGGGCATCCTGAAGGCGGTGGAGGAGGGTGTCGTCAAGGTGGCCTCCTGCCACAACTTCTGCCCGCTGCCCACCGGCGTCATGCACGCCGCGCCCAACCTCTACACCTGTTCCTCGGCCGACGCCCGCGAGCGCGACCAGTGGATGCGCCACAGCAAGCGCACCATCGACTTCGCGCACCAGGTGAAGGCCCGCAAGGTCGTCCTGCACCTCGGCGCCGTCGAGTTCTTCTGGCTCAACCCGGCGGGCAAGGTGGACGCTTACGTCGACGCGCACCCCGACACCGACCTGTCCGCCGACGCCGACTACCAGAAGCTGCTCGCCAAGTCCCTCGTCAAGCTGAAGGACCGCCTGCCGCGCTACTGGGAGAACACCAAGCAGGGCCTGACCGAGTTGCTGCCCTATGCGGAGCAAAAGGGCATTTTGCTGGGCTTCGAGAACCGCGAGGCCTTCGACGAACTGCCGCTCGACGCCGATCATCCCGACCTGATCACCATCATGGCCAAGCCCGCCGCCTGCGGTTATTGGCACGACACAGGCCACGCCCAGATCAAGCAGACGATGTGCCTGCTCAATCACCGCGAGCACCTGGAGAAGAACGCGCCCAACGCCATCGGCTTCCACCTGCACGATGTCAGCGCCGAGGGCCGCGACCACCAGGCCATCGGTTCCGGCAAGATCGATTTCGAGATGGTCAGCCGCTTCTGGCGGCCCGGGCACACGCTCGTCATCGAGCTCAGCCCGCGGTTGACGCCCGAGGAAGTGCTCTCGTCCAAGCAGCGCGTCGAGCAGCTCGTCGCCGCGCGGTTCGGGTAA